A stretch of DNA from Ktedonobacteraceae bacterium:
TTGGATAAGGCGAGTACTGAGAAGGTGCTGTCCCAGGTGAAACGGCGGGCAGCGCACCGGTATTGCCGCTCATAGACATAGAAGGGCTATAGCCACCATTCCCGGTCAGGCCGGCAGTTACCGGAGTCCCTCCCGGTACTAATGGCACAAACTGGCTGGCGCTGCTTATAAGATCTCGGCTGACGGTTCCTGGTATACCAACAACGATCACAGTTTTGTTTAGACGAAGCTTCAATCGGGCACTAATGCGGGTGAAATCTTTATCTCCAGTCATCAGGACGAATGTAGAGATGGTAGGTCGATCAAAGACGGTTTCAATAATATCCATCAACATATTGAGGTCAACAGTGCTTTGTACGACTGTGCTTTGTACAATCGTACTCGAGCTACCTGCATTGATAGCAGGCAAATGCCCTGTATTACCTGTCTGCTGACCCGGGGTGGGATTTGGATATCCTAGAGGACCGGTGCTTCCAGTATGGCCAAGAGGACCGGTAGGCACTGATTGTCCATAGGGATTCTGATAGGCGGGAAACGGGCGCGATGGTTCGCGCTGCTGGTAGTCCGGCACATCATATCCTTCTTCGAGGAGGTTATCTTCTGTAAGGAGATGCTCCTCAAGCTCTGGATGGCCAAAACCAGCCTGCTCCTCCTGATCTCTGGGTGGCTCCTGATAAGGGGGCCAGCCGTTAGCCGCACCTTGCGGCGAGATGGCCGGTAGAGGGCCGGAATTGCTCAGCGGGCCGCTGGGCCATTGCCGGGGGTAAGGTGTGGCAAAGCTGCCTGTACCTTGTTCAGAAACCCCTCCCAGCGCTCCCGTAGGGGGATTACCGGAAGCATAATGAACCGTTCCCATACGAATCCGGTCGCGCTGCTTTGCCGGGCAATCGACACGATCGATCATAGCAGCAGTGAGGCTTCCTTTAAATGGTTCCGGTTGGCGAGACCAGTCCGCATAAGCGCGGGCCACCATTACGGTCCCATACCGGCGAGCGACGGCGATCAACTCTTGCGGGTCGGGCTCGCGCCGCTGGATATTCAGCATACTATAGCGGATGTTCTCAAAATCGATGAATAAAGCAATATCTTCGGGCACAATCTTCTCCTCTCATAGGGAGAAACCGCGCAGACCAAGATGTATGATTGTTCAGGTGCTCGGATAGAGAAGAAATGAACAGCTTCTCGTGTTCTTCGCTACTATCCTGTAACTATGAGCATATCACACTTTAGAAGTAAAGTCGAGTGGTCTGCGCCTTTACTTTACGTTTTCCTTATGTTATAGTTGTCATACAGATAGATAGGGACGTGAAGTGTCTTTGGATAGACAGGTGTCCTTTATAAACAAGTCAGAGCCAATGAATAGCTCTTCAGGTACAACGGCTATGGAGCTAACAACAACTGCATTACGTTCCCTTGATAATACAATTTGTCCTGTTGCGCGCACTGCCAACATCATCAGTGGGAAATGGACGCTACTCATTATCCGCGATTTAGCCTCTGGTGTCAAACGTTTTAATCAGCTTGAGCGCTCCTTACATGGCATTAGCCCTAAGACGCTTTCCGAGCGCCTGCGCTACCTGGAGGAGGAGGGTGTGATCATCCGCCAGACCTTTGCCGAGGTGCCGCCGCGTGTCGAATACTCATTGACTGAGAAAGGCCACGACCTCGTCGAGGTGATCGAGTGTATGCGCTGCTACGGAAATCGCTGGCTATGCAATGCTCCCACAAGTGAATCCTGAGATACAACTTCCTCTATTGTACTACTGCTGATTAAAGAGAGTAGACCGGCAAAGCGGATTCGCTACTCCTCTGCCCATCCTTCCACAATGCCGGTCGGACATCCATCCGATTATATAAAAACCGGGGGTGGCCCCGGTTCTTTTGCGTAGCGAAGGCGA
This window harbors:
- a CDS encoding helix-turn-helix domain-containing protein, whose product is MELTTTALRSLDNTICPVARTANIISGKWTLLIIRDLASGVKRFNQLERSLHGISPKTLSERLRYLEEEGVIIRQTFAEVPPRVEYSLTEKGHDLVEVIECMRCYGNRWLCNAPTSES
- a CDS encoding NYN domain-containing protein; amino-acid sequence: MPEDIALFIDFENIRYSMLNIQRREPDPQELIAVARRYGTVMVARAYADWSRQPEPFKGSLTAAMIDRVDCPAKQRDRIRMGTVHYASGNPPTGALGGVSEQGTGSFATPYPRQWPSGPLSNSGPLPAISPQGAANGWPPYQEPPRDQEEQAGFGHPELEEHLLTEDNLLEEGYDVPDYQQREPSRPFPAYQNPYGQSVPTGPLGHTGSTGPLGYPNPTPGQQTGNTGHLPAINAGSSSTIVQSTVVQSTVDLNMLMDIIETVFDRPTISTFVLMTGDKDFTRISARLKLRLNKTVIVVGIPGTVSRDLISSASQFVPLVPGGTPVTAGLTGNGGYSPSMSMSGNTGALPAVSPGTAPSQYSPYPMDVLDPQFLQFLDYIDRNWSWRTIIGVSNFIGDPVNPKNRFRGRLTRESARELLNSCVQQGILLLQTDSAGNEDLRLNRSHPGVDEVLKQFVR